Part of the Verrucomicrobiia bacterium genome is shown below.
CATCATCGGAATCAGGCAGACAATCAGCCCGCCGCCGCAGATCACGCCCATTTCCTGAATGCCTTTGAAATGGGTGAACGCCATGGCCAGAAAGCCGGCGGCCGTGGTGATGGCGCCGGTGAAAATGCCCTTGCCCGTGAACACCATCGCCTTGGTCAGGGCTTCCAGTTCGGTGTGCTGATGCCGCAGCTCCTCCTCGTAGCGCGTCACGAGGTGCACCCCAAAGTCGATCGCCAGCCCGATCAACATCGGCACAAAGGTGATCGTGAGGATGTTCAGATGCCCCACCGTCAGCGTCGCGAAGGCCATGGTGTAGGCCAGCCCGATCAGCAGACAGAACGTGGCCTTCACCGGTCGGCCGGTTTCGTTGTAGCCGTAGATGAAAATCAGCGCGCACAGGAACAGCGACACCACGCTCGCCAGCATCGTGTCCTTCTGCGATTGCAGCATTTCGTCCTCTTCCAGCACGGGCTCGCCGGTCAGGCCCACGTTGACCCCCGGCACTTCGATGCGGGTTTGCTCAATCAACTGGCGGAGGCGCGCCACCGCCGCGCTGTTCAAATCGTCGGTTGGCGCGTGCGCCGTGACCAGGAAGATGCGGCCGTTGTCGAAGGTGATGTAAATCTGCTGCTCCGCCTCGGGGCCGGCGTTGAACAGGGCGTTCAAGCCGGGCGACGGCGGTTTGCCCGGGCGTTTCAGCGCGGCCGTGGCCTGGTTGATGATGCGTTCGAGCGCCGGCAGGGCGTCAACCAGCGACCGGTTCTCCGGATTGTCCTCCCGGCTGGCGGTGCGAATCTGCGTGTTCACCAGGTTGAACAATGAAACGAGATTGGTCGCCTTGGTGAACTGGCTGACGAACGGCCGGTAATCCCGCAGCGTCTTTTGCAGATCCCGCAAATCCTCCTCGGGCACGAACAACAACGCCTTCGAGCCCAGCGTCTTGAGGTCACCCTTGTAGAAGACGTTGACGAAGTGGTTGGTGTCTGCTTCGAGCTTGGCGCCGAGCCGTTCGACGAACTGCCGGTTCTTTTCCGCCTCGCCGCTTTGCACCACCACCACCAGGTCGTCCGGCTGCGGGAACTCGGCCTTCAACCGCAGGAAATCCTCGTTGTATTTCAAGTGCGGCCCGACGAGCGCGTTGCGGTCCGTGTTGAACTGGAGGAAGCAAACCGTGTAGGCCGCGCAGGCGACCGCCAGGAGCAGTTGGGGCCAGATGAACCACGCGGGCCGCCGGTGAATGGCGCCTGTCAGCCACGTCAGACAACGGCCGAAAAAGGTTTCGCCAGACAGCGGCTTCATGCGGGGTTCACGGCGGGCAGGGGCGGAAGGCCGGCTATTTCACCGGCTCGACGAATACCGCCGTGCCGTAGCACAGCACCTCCGTGATGCCGGGCGCGATTTCGGTGGCGTCATAGCGCACGCCCACCACGGCATTCGCGCCCATCTGGCCGGCATGTGCCAGCAACTGGTTGAAGGCATCCTCTCGCGCACGTTCGCACAGCGAGGTGTAGAGCGTGATATTGCCGCCCACCAACGCCTGCAGGCTCGCGCCGATGTTTCCGATGACCGAGCGCGAGCGCACAATGATGCCCCGCACCACCCCGAAGTTGCGGGTGACCCGGTATCCGGGCAGCTCGAAGGTCGTTGTGGTGAGAGGATGCGTCTGGCTCATACGCAGGGGAATTCAACACCATGAAGCGAGC
Proteins encoded:
- a CDS encoding MMPL family transporter → MKPLSGETFFGRCLTWLTGAIHRRPAWFIWPQLLLAVACAAYTVCFLQFNTDRNALVGPHLKYNEDFLRLKAEFPQPDDLVVVVQSGEAEKNRQFVERLGAKLEADTNHFVNVFYKGDLKTLGSKALLFVPEEDLRDLQKTLRDYRPFVSQFTKATNLVSLFNLVNTQIRTASREDNPENRSLVDALPALERIINQATAALKRPGKPPSPGLNALFNAGPEAEQQIYITFDNGRIFLVTAHAPTDDLNSAAVARLRQLIEQTRIEVPGVNVGLTGEPVLEEDEMLQSQKDTMLASVVSLFLCALIFIYGYNETGRPVKATFCLLIGLAYTMAFATLTVGHLNILTITFVPMLIGLAIDFGVHLVTRYEEELRHQHTELEALTKAMVFTGKGIFTGAITTAAGFLAMAFTHFKGIQEMGVICGGGLIVCLIPMMTLLPALLLRGRQNVLDHDYHEPQHRARIERLWLQRPVLTTGLTVGLCVLAGTQLRKVFFDYNLLNMQSKGLAAVQAEHKLIATANKSVIFGAVVASNLDQAAAWEARLTNLPAVSGVDSITQYLRENPKKKLGLIGAIKQDVAPLNFAPPDPAPVNVPELSRTLYSLYGYFGAAYDEVKTNDAALADRLKSLRTAIENLRREMLRGDGLERRETADQLAVYQQALFNDVRDTFQVLQT
- a CDS encoding YbjQ family protein, with the protein product MSQTHPLTTTTFELPGYRVTRNFGVVRGIIVRSRSVIGNIGASLQALVGGNITLYTSLCERAREDAFNQLLAHAGQMGANAVVGVRYDATEIAPGITEVLCYGTAVFVEPVK